One Vicugna pacos unplaced genomic scaffold, VicPac4 scaffold_21, whole genome shotgun sequence DNA window includes the following coding sequences:
- the LOC140694404 gene encoding tectonic-like complex member MKS1 encodes MTTAASEMPSFLVERMANVRRRRQDRRGMEGGILKSRIITWEPSEEFVRNNHVINTPLQTMYIMADLGPYGNDFFILSPMAYDCYLAICHPLCYSVIMFRRLRHVLVDILLYYVLILIHIL; translated from the exons ATGACCACCGCAGCCAGTGAGATGCCATCCTTCCTGGTCGAGCGAATGGCAAATGTCAGGCGGCGCCGGCAAGACAGGCGAGGGAT GGAGGGTGGCATCCTTAAGTCACGAATCATCACCTGGGAGCCCTCAGAAGAGTTTGTGAGGAATAATCATGTCATCAACACCCCTCTTCAGACGATGTACATCATGGCAGACCTGGGGCCCTATGGAAA tgatttttttatCCTGTCACCCATGGCCTATGACTGCTATTTGGCCATCTGTCACCCTCTGTGCTACAGTGTCATCATGTTCCGGAGACTTCGTCATGTGCTGGTGGACATCCTACTATACTACGTACTGATTCTGATACACATACTTTGA